Proteins from a genomic interval of Colletotrichum higginsianum IMI 349063 chromosome 6, whole genome shotgun sequence:
- a CDS encoding ankyrin, with product MVDVRRLYHGAGGKVHSRPPAHDPLSTKEHCCSSPAPATPASCGSTLPFEDVPADRGSPPPYDECSSKGQSLKAGLDAAAIVAESLGPDCDRDPDPPEYGDTERRKNVLEPSQGVFFPLRNTDTHVQPIKRKRAPTAAVCTAATSTLDAARPDKLQRSLFAGLDSRLVHVLEQQQQQIHTLQQMFKESQKRNEKLEARCDELERKCGELEDGQSGNVETVENLDIAVDELQARCDALEKQMPDVCDEMEDLKEKWLKECREEFEENERGESIEDSMANQIREGVETELNQIRRRVLRALEPTHVNEEVKTK from the coding sequence ATGGTGGATGTGCGCAGGCTGTATCATGGCGCTGGCGGCAAGGTTCACAGCAGACCACCAGCCCATGACCCTCTGTCCACGAAGGAACATTGTTGCAGCTCCCCAGCTCCGGCCACGCCTGCATCGTGCGGCAGCACTCTCCCCTTTGAGGATGTGCCAGCTGACCGAGGCTCACCACCGCCTTACGACGAATGCTCGAGCAAGGGACAGTCGCTGAAGGCCGGGTTAGACGCCGcagccatcgtcgccgaAAGCCTCGGACCCGACTGCGACCGCGACCCCGACCCGCCCGAGTATGGCGATACCGAACGGCGGAAGAATGTGCTGGAGCCCTCTCAGGGTGTCTTCTTCCCCTTGAGAAACACCGATACCCACGTGCAACCCATCAAAAGAAAACGTGCACCTACCGCCGCCGTATGCACCGCAGCGACGTCTACGCTTGACGCCGCTCGCCCGGACAAACTGCAGCGATCGCTGTTTGCCGGTCTGGACAGTCGGCTAGTGCATGTGCTtgagcagcaacagcaacaaatTCATACTCTACAACAGATGTTCAAGGAATCGCAGAAACGTAATGAGAAGCTCGAAGCGCGGTGCGATGAGCTGGAGAGAAAATGCGGTGAATTAGAAGATGGTCAATCTGGAAACGTGGAGACCGTGGAGAATCTCGACATTGCGGTTGACGAACTTCAAGCTAGGTGCGATGCTCTCGAGAAGCAAATGCCGGACGTGTGTGATGAGATGGAGGACCTTAAGGAAAAATGGTTAAAGGAATGTAGAGAGGAATTCGAAGAGAACGAGCGCGGCGAATCCATTGAGGATAGTATGGCGAACCAAATACGCGAGGGTGTCGAGACTGAATTAAACCAGATTCGAAGGAGGGTTCTAAGAGCCCTTGAACCAACACATGTCAACGAAGAAGTCAAAACCAAGTAA
- a CDS encoding ankyrin: MPPCDSDDFDFDAPEVIAVREDEGQPPEVIEPCFQLRARFSSLGFVSFRLFPVSNGMSNKTTAWLQIRANCIESLEKTLHDKANTNSPSPPYLEAVRRRLNGMQSSIPTPETSCLANLS; encoded by the exons ATGCCGCCCTGCGACTCGGACGATTTCGACTTTGATGCCCCCGAAGTCATTGCGGTGCGTGAAGATGAGGGACAACCGCCTGAAGTTATCGAGCCGTGTTTCCAACTGCGCGCCCGATTTTCTtccctcggcttcgtctcTTTTCGTCTTTTTCCAGTCTCCAACGGCATGTCGAACAAAACCACGGCTTGGCTACAGATCAGAGCGAACTGTATTGAGTCGCTAGAAAAAACGCTCCATGACAAAGCCAACACCAACAGCCCGAGTCCGCCTTACCTCGAAGCTGTCCGCCGGCGACTCAATGGCATGCAATCG TCGATTCCGACACCGGAAACATCATGCCTGGCGAACCTGTCTTGA